One Prinia subflava isolate CZ2003 ecotype Zambia chromosome 8, Cam_Psub_1.2, whole genome shotgun sequence DNA window includes the following coding sequences:
- the SPATA22 gene encoding spermatogenesis-associated protein 22, with protein MKRNLADTSVRSTAGCLPVPLFNQKKRTRQPLTSNPIKSEPGTGSGTRSYDFSPSSFGWGTASSEVDELQKAENSGQAEHPMAPSLMKPPNASKFNLANAGKNLSACRNRNEYTPLGSTANSRSVHGTSRKFENFSSSLKTAQQQKQPDSRNPPQLIKTDTSKGQWPLKANTVARSLQDHSPAYKFNYNTQQNIMNENQSGCVPGDKSQEISSSQAKTKVKKNSLRILSAVIQSVRHWSQYAYKTPLLFEVLGTLDSAVTPGAYGAKNFLLRDGKETLPCVFYEIDRELPRLIRGRVHRCMGTYDAKRNIFKCVSVRPATAQEQNTFQDFVKIADVEMTAFVKTMNEM; from the exons CCTGTACCCCTGTTCAATCAGAAGAAAAGAACTAGACAGCCCCTCACTTCAAATCCAATTAAAAGTGAACCAGGTACTGGTTCTGGAACTCGTAGTTATGACTTCTCTCCCTCATCATTCG GCTGGGGAACTGCAAGCTCAGAAGTGGATGaactgcagaaagcagagaacagTGG CCAAGCTGAACATCCGATGGCTCCTTCCCTTATGAAACCACCAAATGCATCAAAGTTTAATTTAGCAAACGCTGGAAAAAACTTGTCTGCCTGCAG GAACAGAAATGAATACACTCCTTTAGGTAGCACAGCAAATTCAAGATCTGTTCATGGAACTTCTCGAAAGTTTGAGAACTTTTCAAGCAGTTTGAAAACTGCCCAGCAGCAAAAACAGCCTGACAGTCGTAACCCACCCCAGCTCATCAAAACTGACACATCCAAAGGACAGTGGCCACTGAAAGCCAACACTGTGGCAAGAAGTCTGCAGGATCATAGCCCAGCATATAAATTTAACTACAATACTCAGCAAAATATAATGAATGAGAACCAATCTGGTTGTGTCCCAGGAGATAAAAGTCAG GAAATTTCATCATCTCAAGCAAAAACTAAAGTAAAAAAGAATTCTTTGCGAATCCTGTCTGCAGTCATTCAAAGTGTGAGGCACTGGAGCCAGTATGCCTATAAAACTCCACTGTTATTTGAAGTTTTAG GCACACTGGATTCTGCAGTCACACCTGGAGCATATGGGGCAAAGAACTTCCTTCTGAGAGATGGAAAGGAGACCCTGCCGTGCGTGTTCTATGAAATT GACCGTGAGCTTCCACGACTCATTAGAGGTCGAGTGCACAGGTGCATGGGGACCTACGATgcaaaaaggaacattttcaaGTGCGTCTCTGTAAGACCAGCAACTGCTCAGGAACAGAACACTTTCCAAGACTTTGTTAAAATTGCAGATGTTGAGATGACAGCATTTGTAAAAACTATGAATGAAATGTAA